A segment of the Bombus huntii isolate Logan2020A chromosome 9, iyBomHunt1.1, whole genome shotgun sequence genome:
TAAATTTATGTTCGCGTTATATCCACAAGCGGTGGTTTTACGTCGCCATTACACGTTGGGACTTCTTTTTGCCCGTTTCAGAAGCCGGCAGAAAGGCTATCAAGACGAACAATGGTCTGCAACTACTGTACCGGTTTTGCAGCAACTGTCCGGAGGATAAGGCATACGATTCGTTGCTGTCACGTATATGCGGAATAATCAATCAATGTCTGGAGAAGAAGGAGCTGCCGGTGCCCGAAATGTCTCCGGCAAGGTGAACGAAACATTCAAGGACTCACGAAATCGATCAACGCTCGATCGTAGCTCGAATCGTTTTTTCACGACGGTAGCTTATTGTTGATCTGGGCTAACGGATCAACTATCTGACGTTATCCATTATTAATAGTAGAAGAAGCATGTTGTTTGTTACGATAATGGGTAGAAGATAGGCGATTGAGAGAGAAGTAGAGATTCGTGTATCGATTTgctaaatattaaaacgagaatTTTACTTTGGGTATCTTGAGTATCCAGTGTGTCATGTGCATTGTGTAGATTTCTGCGCAGATATCCTCCGGCAACAGGCAGCATGATTATAAATAACCTTGTAAATCTATGTCGAACTTTTTTGCAGATTTGTGCTACCCGAAGCAAACGTTAGACCGAATAGCGCCGAGAGTGGCAGCGACATCGACAGCCAGGTGCGTATTTTTGTCGGTCGGAATGATGCAACGAGTGAAACGTAAGGTTGCGAGGCGCCACACGGGATCATAAAACATCGTATAATTGCCTTTTGACGCCGGAATGGTTTCTAAGAAACTGTCTTAGGTCAAATGTTAAGTACCGAACCTTAGCGAGCATCTGTAATCTACAACGAGCAAAATGTCTCTACGCAGGCCTGTAGCGTGGCTTCTCTTGGAAGACTGTACAGTGACCTTGATTCCggagacgaagaagaaagtCAGAATTCAAGGACGAacgtgaaaaatatgaatgCTGCCGACGAAGTGGACGAGAGCAAATTCTTCGCTGGTGTGTTCACTTCTCAAAGATCGGAGGAGGATCTGGCTGAGTACGTCGACGATATTTTTAACAGTCAATTTTTTGGGTTAAACTTTCATTGGGAGAAAGTTTAATTAACCTGTATGTCAACTCGATTCTTTAGATACGGCGCTTTCTTCAAAGAATTAGGCAACATACAGAACCAAGTTTGCGTAGCAAAGTCTTCAACGGAGAAATTGATCGATGCGGCAGACACGAGGATATGCAGTAGCAAAACGAAAACGTTCACGAAGGATCCGACAAAAGAAGGGATAACAAAGAATCAAACGTCAAATAATGACACGGCTATCAAAATCTTTAACGACATGTCTTCGAATTTGTCGGATCAACAGGCCTATTGCGTGATAGCAAGCAGAGTGAAAAGCGTGATAGGTTTCGTGAAGGTGGCTTACCCGGATTTAATCGGTGGCGATGGTCTCGGGAAGGACGAGCCTTTGAACAACAAGGACAGGAAGGTCTGTCGATCGAAACTTCTTACGTGCGTGGAACGAGGTCTTCACGGTGGCACCTTGGTTCAAGAAGTAGTCTATGATCTTGACGCTTTAGCTTCTAATAACAGCGACGAGCAAACACCGGCTGATAATCATTTGTGCAACTGGGATGAGAACAGGATAGGGAAACGTTGCTCCGACACCAAACAGCTGCACTTCGAGTCCAGATTCGAGAGCGGCAATCTGAGGAAAGTTATTCAGGTACAACTCTATGAATATTTCGTATTATTCAATCTTAACTGCACTGCCAGCCATAAGTATCATCACGTTATTGTAAACATTGCTGGACTAGGACACcttatttattttctcaaaaattTCGATTGCCATCTACGCCTCGCTTTTTGTACGGAACAATCTTTTTTCTGAGAAATAAGGGTATTagtaattagtaattaattagCGTTTCGATAATATAgaatacgaataaaatatttatttactcgAGGAAGTCGGTATTCCTTAATATTCCAATACACTCTAAACTTATAAGTGtgagtacgttataatgtaaaatactaaataaaataaaacgcgctggaattttccaataaatgtaACGTGTAAACGCGATGGTACTTATGGCTGGTGATGTATATCTAATTTTTCAAAGAACGATACTTCCGTTGGTTCTCGTTTCGCGGTAAATCTGCATCATTTCTTTCCAATCCGCTTCCTTGCAGATAGGCCCGAGAGAGTACGATCTAATCTTGACCCCGGATGTGAACAGCGGCTCCAGGCATCAGTGGTTCTATTTCGAGGTATCAAACATGGAGGCGAACCTGCCGTATACGTTTAACATCATCAACTGCGAGAAGGCGAACTCGCAGTTCAATTTCGGTATGAAACCGATTCTCTTCAGCGTGACGGAAGCTCAGTTAGGCAGGCCAGGTTGGGTGAGAACAGGCGCCGATATCTGCTACTATCGGAATTGTTATCAACGTCCAACCAAGGGGAAAAATTATCTGACTACGTCGTTCACCGTCACCTTTCCTCACGCGTACGATGTTTGCTATCTGGCGTACCATTTCCCTTATACGTACAGTTTGTTAATGACAAATATTTGGAAGTGGACCAGGAGGGTTCCTTCGAATACGTATTTCAGAGCGGAGACTCTTTGCGAAACGTTAAATGGAAACAACAATCCTCTGTTGACTATTACGTCTTTGGATTCTAAGAACAATCCTATACAGGTGAGCTTCGAAGAGGAAATATGTATACAATTTAAGAAttgaaaagaatattttactaggTGATGGATGACGAATGGCGTTGATTTTATTACATAGAAATTTGAACTCTTTGACAGGCTGATACAACGAAGATGAATTTAAAACGAACGACttaggaaatatttatttcgacGTATATTTATCgacaaaatttctttcgataaaaatttctattttcaacttttCACGGTCAATCGATTTTAATAGTTTCGTTACGTACAATAACAtctaaaatatatgaaatttatggtattatattttttatgttacACTGTGAAAGGGTCAATGGAATGATCTGGAAACATCTCGTTTCCTCTTTATTCTCCAGAACCGTAAGGTGATATTTCTAACATCGAGGGTTCATCCGGGTGAAAGCAATGCCTCATGGGTGATGGATGGTACGTTAGAGGCGCTGTTGAGCAACAACCCTTACGTAGCGAGTTTACGAGACGATTACGTATTCAAAATAGTGCCAATGCTGAATATCGAGGGTGTGGTAAACGGTTGGTAAGTGATTTCTAAGAAGGTAATTATGTTAAAGGTTGACAAAGATCGACACGA
Coding sequences within it:
- the LOC126869124 gene encoding cytosolic carboxypeptidase 1-like isoform X4 — its product is METRRVPRTKSKNRHHTNKNACPRVSVMSPSNKSADEAINEALLEKLRSCVSKPQEADTFRHIAAKIHARVTSSDRRVRERTLEKLWRKNSGAMEIFITTLENCKDHVINCSIASILHECISPRVAKGKTKGNKNRSATRSSSRMAVMQLINLGITQVLVKLLVNLQHADTISSEVLTQEVLWLLGQIAQRDQKFVSKIKMLNTIKLFHTLLKQHYNNSKTLLPLLLTVKCLARNSISLQVLVKDGISSTLEKTFVCVGYIPHLKLRLLLECFKYFTTSKLCCTKFVKVGLVHLLMRIFERWERFDGPMRLKICNCALITLQHLCVIKAGRKAIKTNNGLQLLYRFCSNCPEDKAYDSLLSRICGIINQCLEKKELPVPEMSPARFVLPEANVRPNSAESGSDIDSQACSVASLGRLYSDLDSGDEEESQNSRTNVKNMNAADEVDESKFFAGVFTSQRSEEDLAEYGAFFKELGNIQNQVCVAKSSTEKLIDAADTRICSSKTKTFTKDPTKEGITKNQTSNNDTAIKIFNDMSSNLSDQQAYCVIASRVKSVIGFVKVAYPDLIGGDGLGKDEPLNNKDRKVCRSKLLTCVERGLHGGTLVQEVVYDLDALASNNSDEQTPADNHLCNWDENRIGKRCSDTKQLHFESRFESGNLRKVIQIGPREYDLILTPDVNSGSRHQWFYFEVSNMEANLPYTFNIINCEKANSQFNFGMKPILFSVTEAQLGRPGWVRTGADICYYRNCYQRPTKGKNYLTTSFTVTFPHAYDVCYLAYHFPYTYSLLMTNIWKWTRRVPSNTYFRAETLCETLNGNNNPLLTITSLDSKNNPIQNRKVIFLTSRVHPGESNASWVMDGTLEALLSNNPYVASLRDDYVFKIVPMLNIEGVVNGCNRYGLTNEDLNRRWSNPNRVLHPVIYHTKGLMEYCTRVLQRPPYVFVDYHGHSRRKNVFLFGCSRSGSWSAADRAKPDQPAQYLMLPHLMQRISPAFALPLCSFKVERNKESTARVAIWRQLGVSRSYTMESSFCGCDQGTLAGLHLDTKHLKAIGQDFCQALSMMKDCAEDWSVEKSLVEDCCPRKCILRKSRKVAPKCIQDKTAVHHIAAIA
- the LOC126869124 gene encoding cytosolic carboxypeptidase 1-like isoform X3, with protein sequence METRRVPRTKSKNRHHTNKNACPRVSCVCSSLCVSVMSPSNKSADEAINEALLEKLRSCVSKPQEADTFRHIAAKIHARVTSSDRRVRERTLEKLWRKNSGAMEIFITTLENCKDHVINCSIASILHECISPRVAKGKTKGNKNRSATRSSSRMAVMQLINLGITQVLVKLLVNLQHADTISSEVLTQEVLWLLGQIAQRDQKFVSKIKMLNTIKLFHTLLKQHYNNSKTLLPLLLTVKCLARNSISLQVLVKDGISSTLEKTFVCVGYIPHLKLRLLLECFKYFTTSKLCCTKFVKVGLVHLLMRIFERWERFDGPMRLKICNCALITLQHLCVIKAGRKAIKTNNGLQLLYRFCSNCPEDKAYDSLLSRICGIINQCLEKKELPVPEMSPARFVLPEANVRPNSAESGSDIDSQACSVASLGRLYSDLDSGDEEESQNSRTNVKNMNAADEVDESKFFAGVFTSQRSEEDLAEYGAFFKELGNIQNQVCVAKSSTEKLIDAADTRICSSKTKTFTKDPTKEGITKNQTSNNDTAIKIFNDMSSNLSDQQAYCVIASRVKSVIGFVKVAYPDLIGGDGLGKDEPLNNKDRKVCRSKLLTCVERGLHGGTLVQEVVYDLDALASNNSDEQTPADNHLCNWDENRIGKRCSDTKQLHFESRFESGNLRKVIQIGPREYDLILTPDVNSGSRHQWFYFEVSNMEANLPYTFNIINCEKANSQFNFGMKPILFSVTEAQLGRPGWVRTGADICYYRNCYQRPTKGKNYLTTSFTVTFPHAYDVCYLAYHFPYTYSLLMTNIWKWTRRVPSNTYFRAETLCETLNGNNNPLLTITSLDSKNNPIQNRKVIFLTSRVHPGESNASWVMDGTLEALLSNNPYVASLRDDYVFKIVPMLNIEGVVNGCNRYGLTNEDLNRRWSNPNRVLHPVIYHTKGLMEYCTRVLQRPPYVFVDYHGHSRRKNVFLFGCSRSGSWSAADRAKPDQPAQYLMLPHLMQRISPAFALPLCSFKVERNKESTARVAIWRQLGVSRSYTMESSFCGCDQGTLAGLHLDTKHLKAIGQDFCQALSMMKDCAEDWSVEKIPMGEGIPEESGCMEDEISSSCESDESDFET
- the LOC126869124 gene encoding cytosolic carboxypeptidase 1-like isoform X5, with amino-acid sequence MSPSNKSADEAINEALLEKLRSCVSKPQEADTFRHIAAKIHARVTSSDRRVRERTLEKLWRKNSGAMEIFITTLENCKDHVINCSIASILHECISPRVAKGKTKGNKNRSATRSSSRMAVMQLINLGITQVLVKLLVNLQHADTISSEVLTQEVLWLLGQIAQRDQKFVSKIKMLNTIKLFHTLLKQHYNNSKTLLPLLLTVKCLARNSISLQVLVKDGISSTLEKTFVCVGYIPHLKLRLLLECFKYFTTSKLCCTKFVKVGLVHLLMRIFERWERFDGPMRLKICNCALITLQHLCVIKAGRKAIKTNNGLQLLYRFCSNCPEDKAYDSLLSRICGIINQCLEKKELPVPEMSPARFVLPEANVRPNSAESGSDIDSQACSVASLGRLYSDLDSGDEEESQNSRTNVKNMNAADEVDESKFFAGVFTSQRSEEDLAEYGAFFKELGNIQNQVCVAKSSTEKLIDAADTRICSSKTKTFTKDPTKEGITKNQTSNNDTAIKIFNDMSSNLSDQQAYCVIASRVKSVIGFVKVAYPDLIGGDGLGKDEPLNNKDRKVCRSKLLTCVERGLHGGTLVQEVVYDLDALASNNSDEQTPADNHLCNWDENRIGKRCSDTKQLHFESRFESGNLRKVIQIGPREYDLILTPDVNSGSRHQWFYFEVSNMEANLPYTFNIINCEKANSQFNFGMKPILFSVTEAQLGRPGWVRTGADICYYRNCYQRPTKGKNYLTTSFTVTFPHAYDVCYLAYHFPYTYSLLMTNIWKWTRRVPSNTYFRAETLCETLNGNNNPLLTITSLDSKNNPIQNRKVIFLTSRVHPGESNASWVMDGTLEALLSNNPYVASLRDDYVFKIVPMLNIEGVVNGCNRYGLTNEDLNRRWSNPNRVLHPVIYHTKGLMEYCTRVLQRPPYVFVDYHGHSRRKNVFLFGCSRSGSWSAADRAKPDQPAQYLMLPHLMQRISPAFALPLCSFKVERNKESTARVAIWRQLGVSRSYTMESSFCGCDQGTLAGLHLDTKHLKAIGQDFCQALSMMKDCAEDWSVEKSLVEDCCPRKCILRKSRKVAPKCIQDKTAVHHIAAIA
- the LOC126869124 gene encoding cytosolic carboxypeptidase 1-like isoform X1, which gives rise to METRRVPRTKSKNRHHTNKNACPRVSCVCSSLCVSVMSPSNKSADEAINEALLEKLRSCVSKPQEADTFRHIAAKIHARVTSSDRRVRERTLEKLWRKNSGAMEIFITTLENCKDHVINCSIASILHECISPRVAKGKTKGNKNRSATRSSSRMAVMQLINLGITQVLVKLLVNLQHADTISSEVLTQEVLWLLGQIAQRDQKFVSKIKMLNTIKLFHTLLKQHYNNSKTLLPLLLTVKCLARNSISLQVLVKDGISSTLEKTFVCVGYIPHLKLRLLLECFKYFTTSKLCCTKFVKVGLVHLLMRIFERWERFDGPMRLKICNCALITLQHLCVIKAGRKAIKTNNGLQLLYRFCSNCPEDKAYDSLLSRICGIINQCLEKKELPVPEMSPARFVLPEANVRPNSAESGSDIDSQACSVASLGRLYSDLDSGDEEESQNSRTNVKNMNAADEVDESKFFAGVFTSQRSEEDLAEYGAFFKELGNIQNQVCVAKSSTEKLIDAADTRICSSKTKTFTKDPTKEGITKNQTSNNDTAIKIFNDMSSNLSDQQAYCVIASRVKSVIGFVKVAYPDLIGGDGLGKDEPLNNKDRKVCRSKLLTCVERGLHGGTLVQEVVYDLDALASNNSDEQTPADNHLCNWDENRIGKRCSDTKQLHFESRFESGNLRKVIQIGPREYDLILTPDVNSGSRHQWFYFEVSNMEANLPYTFNIINCEKANSQFNFGMKPILFSVTEAQLGRPGWVRTGADICYYRNCYQRPTKGKNYLTTSFTVTFPHAYDVCYLAYHFPYTYSLLMTNIWKWTRRVPSNTYFRAETLCETLNGNNNPLLTITSLDSKNNPIQNRKVIFLTSRVHPGESNASWVMDGTLEALLSNNPYVASLRDDYVFKIVPMLNIEGVVNGCNRYGLTNEDLNRRWSNPNRVLHPVIYHTKGLMEYCTRVLQRPPYVFVDYHGHSRRKNVFLFGCSRSGSWSAADRAKPDQPAQYLMLPHLMQRISPAFALPLCSFKVERNKESTARVAIWRQLGVSRSYTMESSFCGCDQGTLAGLHLDTKHLKAIGQDFCQALSMMKDCAEDWSVEKSLVEDCCPRKCILRKSRKVAPKCIQDKTAVHHIAAIA
- the LOC126869124 gene encoding cytosolic carboxypeptidase 1-like isoform X6 produces the protein MAVMQLINLGITQVLVKLLVNLQHADTISSEVLTQEVLWLLGQIAQRDQKFVSKIKMLNTIKLFHTLLKQHYNNSKTLLPLLLTVKCLARNSISLQVLVKDGISSTLEKTFVCVGYIPHLKLRLLLECFKYFTTSKLCCTKFVKVGLVHLLMRIFERWERFDGPMRLKICNCALITLQHLCVIKAGRKAIKTNNGLQLLYRFCSNCPEDKAYDSLLSRICGIINQCLEKKELPVPEMSPARFVLPEANVRPNSAESGSDIDSQACSVASLGRLYSDLDSGDEEESQNSRTNVKNMNAADEVDESKFFAGVFTSQRSEEDLAEYGAFFKELGNIQNQVCVAKSSTEKLIDAADTRICSSKTKTFTKDPTKEGITKNQTSNNDTAIKIFNDMSSNLSDQQAYCVIASRVKSVIGFVKVAYPDLIGGDGLGKDEPLNNKDRKVCRSKLLTCVERGLHGGTLVQEVVYDLDALASNNSDEQTPADNHLCNWDENRIGKRCSDTKQLHFESRFESGNLRKVIQIGPREYDLILTPDVNSGSRHQWFYFEVSNMEANLPYTFNIINCEKANSQFNFGMKPILFSVTEAQLGRPGWVRTGADICYYRNCYQRPTKGKNYLTTSFTVTFPHAYDVCYLAYHFPYTYSLLMTNIWKWTRRVPSNTYFRAETLCETLNGNNNPLLTITSLDSKNNPIQNRKVIFLTSRVHPGESNASWVMDGTLEALLSNNPYVASLRDDYVFKIVPMLNIEGVVNGCNRYGLTNEDLNRRWSNPNRVLHPVIYHTKGLMEYCTRVLQRPPYVFVDYHGHSRRKNVFLFGCSRSGSWSAADRAKPDQPAQYLMLPHLMQRISPAFALPLCSFKVERNKESTARVAIWRQLGVSRSYTMESSFCGCDQGTLAGLHLDTKHLKAIGQDFCQALSMMKDCAEDWSVEKSLVEDCCPRKCILRKSRKVAPKCIQDKTAVHHIAAIA
- the LOC126869124 gene encoding cytosolic carboxypeptidase 1-like isoform X2 gives rise to the protein MKSASEKCDKENQRPMERSHEADGDAQGAQDEDVMSPSNKSADEAINEALLEKLRSCVSKPQEADTFRHIAAKIHARVTSSDRRVRERTLEKLWRKNSGAMEIFITTLENCKDHVINCSIASILHECISPRVAKGKTKGNKNRSATRSSSRMAVMQLINLGITQVLVKLLVNLQHADTISSEVLTQEVLWLLGQIAQRDQKFVSKIKMLNTIKLFHTLLKQHYNNSKTLLPLLLTVKCLARNSISLQVLVKDGISSTLEKTFVCVGYIPHLKLRLLLECFKYFTTSKLCCTKFVKVGLVHLLMRIFERWERFDGPMRLKICNCALITLQHLCVIKAGRKAIKTNNGLQLLYRFCSNCPEDKAYDSLLSRICGIINQCLEKKELPVPEMSPARFVLPEANVRPNSAESGSDIDSQACSVASLGRLYSDLDSGDEEESQNSRTNVKNMNAADEVDESKFFAGVFTSQRSEEDLAEYGAFFKELGNIQNQVCVAKSSTEKLIDAADTRICSSKTKTFTKDPTKEGITKNQTSNNDTAIKIFNDMSSNLSDQQAYCVIASRVKSVIGFVKVAYPDLIGGDGLGKDEPLNNKDRKVCRSKLLTCVERGLHGGTLVQEVVYDLDALASNNSDEQTPADNHLCNWDENRIGKRCSDTKQLHFESRFESGNLRKVIQIGPREYDLILTPDVNSGSRHQWFYFEVSNMEANLPYTFNIINCEKANSQFNFGMKPILFSVTEAQLGRPGWVRTGADICYYRNCYQRPTKGKNYLTTSFTVTFPHAYDVCYLAYHFPYTYSLLMTNIWKWTRRVPSNTYFRAETLCETLNGNNNPLLTITSLDSKNNPIQNRKVIFLTSRVHPGESNASWVMDGTLEALLSNNPYVASLRDDYVFKIVPMLNIEGVVNGCNRYGLTNEDLNRRWSNPNRVLHPVIYHTKGLMEYCTRVLQRPPYVFVDYHGHSRRKNVFLFGCSRSGSWSAADRAKPDQPAQYLMLPHLMQRISPAFALPLCSFKVERNKESTARVAIWRQLGVSRSYTMESSFCGCDQGTLAGLHLDTKHLKAIGQDFCQALSMMKDCAEDWSVEKSLVEDCCPRKCILRKSRKVAPKCIQDKTAVHHIAAIA